From Columba livia isolate bColLiv1 breed racing homer chromosome 7, bColLiv1.pat.W.v2, whole genome shotgun sequence, one genomic window encodes:
- the HSPD1 gene encoding 60 kDa heat shock protein, mitochondrial, giving the protein MLRLPAVLRQVRPVSRALAPHLTRAYAKDVKFGADARALMLQGVDLLADAVAVTMGPKGRTVIIEQSWGSPKVTKDGVTVAKAIDLKDKYKNIGAKLVQDVANNTNEEAGDGTTTATVLARAIAKEGFEKISKGANPVEIRRGVMLAVDTIIAELKKLSKPVTTPEEIAQVATISANGDQEIGNIISDAMKKVGRKGVITVKDGKTLNDELEIIEGMKFDRGYISPYFINTTKGQKCEFQDAYVLISEKKISSVQSIVPALEIANSHRKPLVIIAEDVDGEALSTLVLNRLKVGLQVVAVKAPGFGDNRKNQLKDMAIATGGVVFGEEGLSLNVEDIQPHDFGKVGEVIVTKDDTMLLKGKGEKAQIEKRIQEIIEQLEVTTSDYEKEKLNERLAKLSDGVAVLKVGGTSDVEVNEKKDRVTDALNATRAAVEEGIVPGGGCALLRCIPALDALTPANEDQKIGIEIIKRTLKIPAMTIAKNAGVEGSLIVEKILQSPAEVGYDAMLGDFVNMVEKGIIDPTKVVRTALMDAAGVASLLSTAEAVVTETPKEEKEAAMGGMGGMGGGMGGGMF; this is encoded by the exons ATGCTCCGTTTGCCCGCAGTGCTGCGCCAGGTCCGGCCGGTGTCCAGGGCGCTCGCCCCGCACCTCACGCGTGCCTACGCCAAAGATGTGAAGTTCGGAGCAGACGCCAGAGCTCTCATGCTGCAAGGAGTGGATCTTCTGGCAGATGCTGTAGCCGTCACCATGGGGCCAAAG GGAAGAACAGTTATTATTGAACAAAGCTGGGGGAGTCCCAAAGTGACAAAAGATGGGGTGACAGTAGCAAAGGCAATTGATTTAAAggacaaatacaaaaatatcgGCGCCAAGTTAGTTCAAGACGTTGCCAACAACACAAATGAGGAGGCGGGAGATGGTACCACCACGGCGACGGTGCTTGCACGGGCTATTGCCAAGGAAGGCTTCGAGAAGATCAGCAAAGGAGCTAATCCAGTTGAAATCAGGAGGG GAGTGATGCTTGCAGTTGATACTATCATAGCTGAACTGAAGAAGCTGTCGAAACCTGTTACAACTCCAGAAGAAATTGCACAG GTTGCCACGATATCAGCAAACGGAGATCAAGAAATTGGGAATATAATCTCGGATGCAATGAAGAAAGTTGGGCGAAAGGGTGTAATCACTGTGAAG GATGGAAAAACTCTAAATGATGAATTGGAAATCATTGAGGGGATGAAATTTGACAGAGGCTACATCTCTccatattttattaatacaaCCAAAG GGCAGAAATGTGAATTCCAAGACGCTTACGTTTTAATCAGCGAAAAGAAAATTTCTAGTGTACAGTCCATAGTTCCAGCTCTTGAAATTGCCAATTCTCACCGCAAACCTTTGGTCATCATTGCTGAAGATGTTGATGGAGAAGCTCTCAGCACTCTAGTCTTGAACAG ACTGAAGGTTGGTCTTCAGGTTGTTGCTGTAAAAGCACCAGGTTTTGGTGACAACAGGAAAAACCAGCTTAAGGACATGGCCATTGCTACTGGTGGTGTT GTGTTTGGAGAAGAGGGTTTGAGCCTGAATGTGGAAGATATTCAGCCTCATGACTTCGGCAAAGTTGGAGAGGTCATTGTGACCAAAGACGACACCATGCTTCTGAAGGGGAAGGGCGAAAAGGCTCAGATCGAGAAACGCATTCAAGAAATCATTGAGCAGCTCGAAGTCACCACAAGCGActatgaaaaagagaaactgaacGAGCGATTGGCCAAGCTCTCTGATGGAGTAGCAGTGTTGAAG GTTGGCGGCACGAGTGACGTTGAAGTGAACGAGAAGAAAGACCGAGTGACGGATGCCCTGAACGCGACCCGCGCTGCTGTGGAGGAGGGCATCGTCCCGGGTGGCGGCTGCGCCTTGCTTCGCTGCATTCCAGCATTAGATGCCTTAACTCCGGCCAATGAAGATCAGAAAATTG GCATTGAAATAATAAAGAGAACACTGAAAATCCCAGCAATGACTATTGCGAAGAATGCAGGTGTTGAAGGATCATTAATAGTTGAAAAAATCCTGCAGAGTCCAGCAGAAGTTGGCTACGATGCAATGCTTGGGGACTTTGTAAATATGGTAGAAAAAGGAATCATTGACCCCACGAAG GTGGTGAGAACCGCTCTGATGGACGCTGCGGGTGTTGCGTCTCTCTTGTCTACAGCAGAAGCGGTGGTGACCGAAACTCctaaggaagagaaggaggcaGCGATGGGAGGAATGGGTGGGATGGGTGGAGGGATGGGAGGGGGCATGTTCTAA